From one Amycolatopsis sp. FDAARGOS 1241 genomic stretch:
- a CDS encoding TetR/AcrR family transcriptional regulator translates to MTTAKRKRMPRAERERQMIEVAERVFTERGYASASMDEIAELVGVSKPMLYEYFRSKEGLLLACIRQSRAALREVTEQSIVGAPSAEDALRRGLLAFFVFIRERREAWSLLRHEMALIGTPAADEIEQTRRQQTDLIAALMSGYLDSEDELRAEASAEFVVGACERLAIWCERFPDVTPEMATGYAMDLLWSGLSRSAG, encoded by the coding sequence GTGACCACCGCGAAACGCAAGCGCATGCCCCGGGCCGAGCGCGAACGGCAGATGATCGAGGTCGCCGAGCGGGTGTTCACCGAACGCGGCTACGCGTCCGCCTCGATGGACGAGATCGCCGAGCTCGTGGGCGTCTCGAAACCGATGCTGTACGAGTACTTCCGTTCGAAGGAGGGCCTGCTGCTGGCGTGCATCCGGCAGTCGCGAGCGGCGTTGCGCGAGGTCACGGAGCAGTCGATCGTCGGCGCCCCGTCCGCCGAGGACGCCCTGCGGCGCGGGTTGCTGGCGTTCTTCGTCTTCATCCGCGAGCGGCGGGAGGCGTGGTCGCTGCTGCGGCACGAGATGGCGCTGATCGGCACGCCGGCCGCGGACGAGATCGAGCAGACCCGCCGCCAGCAGACCGACCTCATCGCCGCGCTGATGAGCGGCTACCTCGACAGCGAGGACGAACTGCGCGCCGAAGCGTCGGCCGAGTTCGTGGTGGGCGCGTGTGAGCGGCTGGCGATCTGGTGCGAGCGCTTCCCGGACGTGACCCCTGAGATGGCGACCGGTTACGCCATGGATCTGCTCTGGTCCGGACTGTCACGAAGCGCGGGTTGA
- a CDS encoding NAD(P)/FAD-dependent oxidoreductase, producing MGNRTETGVIVVGTGFSGLGMAIQLRKDGREDFVILEKAEAVGGTWRDNSYPGCACDIPSHMYSFSFEQNPGWSRAYSSQPEIWRYLRDVTDKYGLRRHIRFGQEMTGARWDADENRWHVSTKGGGEFVAKALVAGVGALHRPQIPDLPGIEEFAGPAFHSAQWDHEYDLTGKRVAVIGTGASAVQFVPEIAPKVAQLTLFQRTPPWVMPKADHDMPGWARGLFKALPLAQRAYRDILYWTLEARAIGFNGQPWVMKLGQRIAKRNIDHAVSDPVLRAKLTPDYTMGCKRVLISNDYYPALARDNVDVVTDGVAEVREHSVVDAAGVEHEVDAIVYGTGFHVTDAFDTLEIIGRDGRNLAKEWAAEGMRTHLGITVNGFPNLFFLLGPNTGLGHNSVVFMIEAQISYIAQALRLARGRALEPRADVQEAFNTDVQRKLAKGIWTQGGCKSWYLDAKGVNRTIWPGFTWRYWLDTRTVRREDYELLG from the coding sequence ATGGGCAATCGCACCGAGACCGGGGTCATCGTGGTCGGGACCGGCTTCTCCGGCCTGGGCATGGCGATCCAGCTGCGGAAAGACGGCCGCGAGGACTTCGTGATCCTCGAGAAGGCCGAGGCCGTCGGCGGCACCTGGCGCGACAACAGCTACCCCGGCTGCGCGTGTGACATCCCGTCGCACATGTACTCGTTCTCGTTCGAGCAGAACCCCGGCTGGTCGCGCGCCTACTCATCCCAGCCGGAGATCTGGCGCTACCTGCGCGACGTCACCGACAAGTACGGCCTGCGCCGCCACATCCGCTTCGGCCAGGAGATGACCGGCGCGCGCTGGGACGCCGACGAGAACCGGTGGCACGTCAGCACCAAAGGTGGCGGCGAGTTCGTCGCGAAGGCTCTGGTCGCGGGCGTCGGTGCGCTGCACCGGCCGCAGATCCCGGACCTGCCTGGCATCGAGGAGTTCGCCGGTCCCGCGTTCCACTCCGCGCAGTGGGACCACGAGTACGACCTGACCGGCAAGCGCGTCGCCGTGATCGGCACCGGCGCGAGCGCGGTGCAGTTCGTGCCGGAGATCGCCCCGAAGGTCGCGCAGCTGACGCTGTTCCAGCGCACGCCGCCGTGGGTCATGCCGAAGGCCGACCACGACATGCCGGGCTGGGCGCGTGGCCTGTTCAAGGCGCTGCCGCTCGCGCAGCGCGCCTACCGCGACATCCTGTACTGGACGCTCGAAGCCCGTGCGATCGGCTTCAACGGCCAGCCGTGGGTGATGAAGCTCGGCCAGCGGATCGCGAAGCGCAACATCGACCACGCCGTGTCCGACCCGGTGCTGCGGGCGAAGCTGACGCCGGACTACACCATGGGCTGCAAGCGGGTGCTGATCTCCAACGACTACTACCCGGCGCTGGCCAGGGACAACGTCGACGTGGTCACCGACGGCGTCGCCGAGGTCCGCGAGCACAGCGTCGTCGACGCGGCCGGCGTGGAGCACGAAGTCGACGCGATCGTCTACGGCACCGGCTTCCACGTGACCGACGCGTTCGACACCCTCGAGATCATCGGCCGCGACGGGCGCAACCTCGCCAAGGAGTGGGCGGCCGAGGGGATGCGCACGCACCTCGGGATTACCGTCAACGGCTTCCCGAACCTGTTCTTCCTGCTCGGGCCCAACACCGGCCTCGGGCACAACTCCGTGGTCTTCATGATCGAAGCCCAGATCTCCTACATCGCCCAGGCGCTGCGGCTCGCGCGCGGCCGCGCGCTCGAACCGCGGGCCGACGTGCAGGAGGCGTTCAACACCGACGTGCAGCGCAAGCTCGCGAAGGGCATCTGGACGCAGGGCGGCTGCAAGAGCTGGTACCTCGATGCGAAGGGCGTGAACCGCACCATCTGGCCCGGCTTCACGTGGCGCTACTGGCTCGACACCCGCACCGTCCGGCGCGAGGACTACGAACTGCTCGGCTGA
- a CDS encoding helix-turn-helix domain-containing protein, which produces MVIDAEHYQRILGDELRKLRRRRGWTRKELNTHLQSEISLQTLATYELGTRQCSVVRLVELCVAMDELPQDLLAKVHRRVFVEEPGRVRVDLNRVVAEAAPELLPLRRWAEDRLRRTPEPGAGSGSEVSLDLPALERMAELCDLPVVELISHLRKLAPA; this is translated from the coding sequence GTGGTGATCGACGCTGAGCACTACCAGCGGATACTCGGAGACGAGCTCCGCAAGCTCCGGCGCAGGCGAGGGTGGACGCGCAAGGAGCTGAACACGCATCTGCAGAGCGAGATCTCGCTGCAGACGCTGGCGACGTACGAGCTGGGCACGCGGCAGTGTTCCGTCGTGCGCCTGGTCGAACTGTGCGTCGCGATGGACGAGCTGCCCCAGGACTTGCTGGCCAAGGTGCACCGGCGCGTGTTCGTCGAAGAACCGGGTCGCGTGCGCGTCGACCTGAACCGGGTCGTCGCCGAGGCCGCACCGGAGCTGCTGCCGCTTCGCCGCTGGGCCGAAGACCGCCTGCGGCGCACCCCGGAGCCGGGTGCCGGGTCCGGCTCGGAGGTGTCCCTCGACCTCCCGGCACTCGAGCGGATGGCCGAGCTGTGCGACCTGCCGGTCGTGGAGCTGATCAGCCACCTGCGCAAGCTCGCCCCGGCCTGA
- a CDS encoding LCP family protein, protein MGLTGYAWAAMQGLVNGLNYADVISPNSGGDKPADGARDILLVGLDSRTDAQGNPLSPQLLAQLRAGVSDGELNTDTLIFVHIPNDGSKAVAISIPRDSYVSIPGYGQHKINSAYARAMLDARKQLQAQGVADPKELDVKANQAGAKELISTVENLTGSTIDNYAAINLLGFSDITQAIGGVDVCLNENVNDQYSGANFTKGVHTISGVQALEFVRQRHGLPRGDLDRVVRQQVFMAGMARKVLSAGTLADPGKLNALIDAIKKSVVLNQNWDIFSFAQQMKGLTGGQLEFRTIPTEDVAYQTPNDGVAIKVDPHQVKNFVQGLAAPQSGQQAQAPEPDDANKGTTVDVRNASGRDGLAASVSKQLVGKGFSAGETANASSRLSTVIWVPNGGEASGNAVADALGTKATVQEDKSVSPGHVMVFLGSDYHPSADNAANGAGAPAGSGNAPASSPAAPPAGSGEDKPITANGVPCVN, encoded by the coding sequence ATGGGCCTCACCGGCTACGCGTGGGCCGCGATGCAGGGCCTCGTCAACGGCCTGAACTACGCCGACGTGATCAGCCCGAACTCGGGCGGCGACAAGCCCGCCGACGGTGCGCGTGACATCCTGCTCGTCGGCCTCGACAGCCGCACTGACGCGCAAGGCAACCCGCTCTCGCCGCAGTTGCTGGCCCAGCTTCGCGCGGGCGTGTCCGACGGCGAGCTGAACACCGACACGCTGATCTTCGTGCACATCCCGAACGACGGCAGCAAGGCCGTCGCGATCTCGATCCCCCGCGACTCGTACGTCAGCATCCCCGGCTACGGCCAGCACAAGATCAACTCCGCGTACGCCCGCGCGATGCTCGACGCCCGCAAGCAGCTGCAGGCGCAGGGGGTGGCGGACCCGAAAGAGCTCGACGTCAAGGCCAACCAGGCCGGTGCGAAGGAGCTCATCTCCACCGTCGAGAACCTCACGGGCTCCACGATCGACAACTACGCGGCCATCAACCTGCTCGGCTTCAGCGACATCACGCAGGCCATCGGCGGCGTGGACGTGTGCCTGAACGAGAACGTGAACGACCAGTACTCGGGCGCGAACTTCACCAAGGGCGTGCACACGATCTCCGGTGTGCAGGCGCTCGAGTTCGTCCGGCAGCGCCACGGCCTGCCGCGCGGCGACCTCGATCGTGTGGTGCGCCAGCAGGTGTTCATGGCCGGCATGGCGCGCAAGGTGCTCTCGGCAGGCACGCTGGCCGACCCGGGCAAGCTCAACGCGCTGATCGACGCCATCAAGAAGTCCGTGGTCCTCAACCAGAACTGGGACATCTTCAGCTTCGCCCAGCAGATGAAGGGCCTCACCGGCGGCCAGCTCGAGTTCCGCACCATCCCGACCGAGGACGTCGCCTACCAGACGCCGAACGACGGCGTCGCGATCAAGGTCGACCCGCACCAGGTGAAGAACTTCGTGCAGGGCCTGGCCGCCCCGCAGAGCGGCCAGCAGGCGCAGGCGCCGGAGCCGGACGACGCGAACAAGGGCACCACCGTCGACGTCCGCAACGCGTCGGGCCGCGACGGCTTGGCCGCGAGCGTGTCGAAGCAGCTCGTCGGCAAGGGCTTCTCCGCGGGCGAGACGGCCAACGCGTCGTCGCGCTTGTCCACCGTGATCTGGGTGCCGAACGGGGGCGAGGCCTCCGGCAACGCGGTCGCCGACGCGCTCGGCACCAAGGCGACCGTGCAAGAGGACAAGAGCGTGTCCCCGGGCCACGTGATGGTTTTCCTCGGCTCCGACTACCACCCGAGCGCCGACAATGCGGCCAACGGAGCGGGCGCCCCGGCGGGCTCGGGCAACGCGCCCGCGTCCTCCCCCGCCGCCCCGCCCGCCGGCTCGGGTGAGGACAAACCCATCACGGCCAACGGCGTCCCCTGCGTCAACTGA
- a CDS encoding phospholipase A2 — MSAIDDRPAAVRLRRPWSTSGWLLLVLFVVFAFGLIASRPASPPDQGPPTGDVLAAQNAIEALAHPGPQPTALALLPKDFTAVSGVRPGALPARDGTVRAVHLDGGCSAPWGDDNTKWDYAVPCKAHDLGYDLLRYADKKGHPLDQSVRAALDAQLSHDMHHACVVNPMDSPRTCQLVATLYSAGLVVNSWHQRWGPPVADPIGPMVAGVLVIGCLLVFRLRGWHTARHTTPRPVRIPTGPPARWAILGVGGAVLLMVGESATALADWAGAPESAWWPVTWVTQLTAVLFFAGGHANATGWQAERDRGYRHYLAERASPLLRPALIFAVVALVVPLALELLGIPAGTNATVMRIALHPLWLLGVYLLTIVGAPVLLALYRRIRLWSVAGLGALVAGGEAAAAWSGSPLPGYGATLAFALLAQQVAFAHADGLRLPRPVLAGAAVAGVGALLVATFALGASPILLGSPGAPAALSAPPWEVLLLGISQLGVAGLLGARLLRVAARPRVSGVTRVVLRAPMSLYLAFLAAMLLLVAVVYLPGPIAAGLAWLVQPRAAVAIALLLVPAGLVFWWFERHGGGERKGHEDGPVPLPPRPRAVTGWRPVLLTRAAAALGIGYATLGVFGLALARFGNVAADADFLGLHLDPVQSLVHLLLGVLLLHTVRTGAALSAGTWLVCALACAPALMAAGDGQPGGATTVVLHTATAAFALLAAASCLVPGRRPAGATP; from the coding sequence ATGTCAGCCATCGACGACCGACCGGCCGCCGTCCGCCTCCGCCGTCCCTGGTCGACATCGGGCTGGCTCCTGCTGGTGCTCTTCGTGGTGTTCGCCTTCGGGCTCATCGCGTCGCGTCCGGCGTCGCCGCCGGACCAGGGCCCGCCGACCGGCGACGTGCTGGCGGCGCAGAACGCGATCGAGGCGCTGGCCCACCCCGGCCCGCAGCCGACGGCGCTCGCCCTGCTCCCGAAGGACTTCACCGCCGTCAGCGGCGTGCGCCCGGGCGCGCTGCCCGCGCGCGACGGGACCGTCCGCGCCGTCCACTTAGACGGCGGGTGCTCCGCCCCGTGGGGTGACGACAACACCAAGTGGGACTACGCCGTGCCGTGCAAGGCCCACGACCTGGGCTACGACCTGCTGCGCTACGCGGACAAGAAGGGCCACCCGCTCGACCAGAGCGTGCGGGCCGCACTCGACGCCCAGCTGTCGCACGACATGCACCACGCGTGCGTGGTGAACCCGATGGACTCACCGCGCACCTGCCAGCTCGTCGCGACGCTGTACTCCGCCGGCCTGGTCGTGAACTCGTGGCACCAGCGGTGGGGTCCGCCGGTCGCCGACCCGATCGGGCCCATGGTCGCCGGCGTGCTGGTGATCGGCTGCCTGCTGGTCTTCCGGCTGCGCGGCTGGCACACCGCCCGGCACACCACGCCCCGGCCCGTCCGGATCCCGACCGGCCCGCCCGCGCGGTGGGCGATCCTCGGCGTCGGCGGCGCGGTGCTGCTGATGGTCGGCGAATCGGCGACCGCGCTGGCCGACTGGGCGGGCGCGCCCGAGTCCGCGTGGTGGCCGGTGACATGGGTCACCCAGCTCACTGCCGTGCTGTTCTTCGCCGGCGGGCACGCGAACGCGACCGGCTGGCAGGCCGAACGCGACCGCGGCTACCGCCACTACCTGGCCGAACGCGCGAGCCCGCTGCTGCGGCCCGCGCTGATCTTCGCCGTCGTCGCGCTGGTCGTGCCCCTCGCGCTGGAGCTGCTCGGCATTCCGGCAGGCACGAACGCCACGGTCATGCGCATCGCGCTGCACCCGCTGTGGCTGCTCGGCGTGTACCTGCTGACGATCGTCGGCGCGCCCGTGCTGCTCGCGCTCTACCGCCGGATCCGGCTGTGGTCCGTGGCCGGGCTCGGCGCGCTCGTCGCCGGCGGCGAGGCGGCAGCGGCGTGGTCGGGTTCACCGCTGCCGGGGTACGGCGCGACGCTGGCGTTCGCGCTGCTGGCCCAGCAGGTCGCGTTCGCCCACGCCGACGGTCTCCGGCTCCCCCGGCCCGTGCTCGCCGGCGCCGCGGTGGCCGGTGTCGGCGCGCTCCTCGTCGCGACCTTCGCGCTGGGTGCGTCGCCGATCCTGCTCGGCAGCCCGGGCGCGCCGGCCGCGCTGTCGGCGCCGCCGTGGGAGGTCCTGCTGCTGGGGATCAGCCAGCTCGGTGTCGCCGGGCTGCTGGGCGCCCGGCTGCTGCGCGTCGCGGCGCGACCGCGGGTCAGCGGTGTGACGCGCGTCGTGCTGCGCGCGCCGATGAGCCTGTACCTGGCGTTCCTGGCGGCAATGCTGCTGCTCGTCGCGGTCGTCTACCTGCCGGGCCCGATCGCCGCCGGGCTGGCCTGGCTCGTGCAGCCACGCGCGGCCGTCGCGATCGCGCTCTTGCTGGTGCCCGCGGGCCTGGTGTTCTGGTGGTTCGAGCGACACGGCGGAGGGGAACGAAAGGGCCACGAGGACGGCCCCGTCCCACTTCCGCCCCGGCCGCGGGCGGTGACCGGCTGGCGCCCGGTGCTGCTGACGCGGGCCGCCGCCGCGCTCGGCATCGGCTACGCGACGCTCGGCGTGTTCGGGCTCGCTCTGGCCCGCTTCGGCAACGTCGCCGCGGACGCCGACTTCCTGGGCCTGCACCTCGACCCGGTCCAGAGCCTCGTGCACCTGCTGCTCGGCGTGCTGCTGCTGCACACCGTCCGCACCGGCGCCGCGCTGTCGGCCGGCACGTGGCTCGTGTGCGCGCTCGCCTGCGCTCCGGCGCTCATGGCCGCCGGCGACGGCCAGCCGGGCGGTGCGACGACGGTGGTGCTTCACACGGCGACCGCCGCGTTCGCCCTGCTCGCCGCCGCGTCGTGCCTGGTCCCGGGCCGACGTCCGGCGGGCGCCACGCCCTGA
- a CDS encoding GGDEF domain-containing protein, translated as MIVFLLSWEALAVGVLTFAIVTTGATTLVDWARFGILAVCATVHIQLTRRQEERRRNRVTAVHIDLSGIWVFPGALLLPIHLTLLLIFIVRVQRWFNSRRPPHKFVFTSFTHAVAALVAHELYQTFASADIQHLTPGNSLKVFGILMLVGFVYAALQAIVIGSLLALGGTSAPTLSNVLGTKDDNLLELSTIGLGTIATILLVNIPPAIIILVLITVLGNRLAEINQLQSEARTDPKTGIFNVRGWSESAERALARAARGNEMLALLMIDLDHFKWINDTYGHPAGDDVLRTVAQTLDDITRPRDVIGRFGGEEFLILLPDVDQTAAKVTAERIRTAIADQQIVTTDKRGGRARITGRTTSIGVALLGPNGTTVEQLLHAADVAVYAAKEGGRNQVRFADADPPPRPA; from the coding sequence ATGATCGTTTTCCTGCTTTCCTGGGAAGCGCTCGCCGTCGGCGTGCTGACGTTCGCGATCGTCACCACCGGCGCCACGACGCTGGTCGACTGGGCCCGGTTCGGCATCCTCGCCGTGTGCGCCACAGTGCACATCCAGCTGACCCGGCGGCAGGAGGAGCGACGGCGCAACCGCGTGACGGCCGTCCACATCGACCTGTCGGGCATCTGGGTGTTCCCGGGTGCGCTGCTCCTGCCGATCCACCTGACACTGCTGCTGATCTTCATCGTCCGCGTGCAGCGCTGGTTCAACTCGCGGCGGCCGCCGCACAAGTTCGTGTTCACCTCGTTCACGCACGCCGTGGCCGCCCTGGTCGCGCACGAGCTGTACCAGACCTTCGCCTCGGCCGACATCCAGCACCTCACGCCCGGGAACTCGCTGAAGGTCTTCGGCATCCTGATGCTCGTCGGCTTCGTCTACGCGGCGCTGCAGGCGATCGTCATCGGCAGCCTGCTCGCACTCGGCGGCACGTCCGCGCCGACGCTGAGCAACGTGCTGGGCACGAAGGACGACAACCTGCTGGAGCTCTCGACGATCGGGCTGGGCACGATCGCCACGATCCTGCTGGTGAACATCCCGCCGGCGATCATCATCCTGGTGCTCATCACCGTGCTCGGCAACCGCCTCGCCGAGATCAACCAGCTGCAGTCGGAGGCCCGGACGGACCCGAAGACCGGCATCTTCAACGTGCGCGGGTGGTCCGAATCGGCCGAACGCGCCCTGGCGCGGGCCGCGCGCGGCAACGAAATGCTGGCGCTGCTGATGATCGACCTCGACCACTTCAAGTGGATCAACGACACCTACGGCCACCCGGCGGGTGACGACGTGCTGCGGACGGTGGCTCAGACCCTCGACGACATCACGCGGCCCAGGGACGTCATCGGCCGCTTCGGCGGCGAGGAATTCCTGATCCTGCTGCCCGATGTGGACCAAACGGCGGCCAAGGTGACGGCCGAACGAATCCGCACCGCCATCGCCGACCAGCAGATCGTGACCACCGACAAGCGCGGCGGGCGCGCCCGTATCACCGGGCGGACGACGTCGATCGGAGTGGCGCTGCTCGGCCCGAACGGAACGACGGTGGAACAGTTGCTCCACGCGGCCGACGTCGCTGTGTATGCCGCGAAGGAAGGCGGCCGGAACCAGGTGCGGTTCGCCGACGCGGATCCACCGCCGCGCCCGGCCTGA
- a CDS encoding MFS transporter, translating into MTTHATPRLTAPLRNVEYRVLWAAEAISSAGDQLAKVALAILVYNRTGSALWAAVVYALTFLPALAGGLGLAFLADRYRRRTVLSASFSVQAVLVGLMSVPGMPLVVLCCLLVVVQLAASPANAAQNAITREVFADDEFYLRSQDLRGITTNTVMLLGLAGGGLLVSLVGTSWALAIDAVSFAVAAVIVRVWVHDRPAAGGEQSTWFGATRYVFGQRRLRVLIALSWLVGLAVVPEGLAAPLAEQLGSSSAAVGWLLAADPLGFVAGAYLLSKFASAPVRLRLLGVLATTSLALLALFLLQPNLALALVLLALAGAMGAYIITVTATFATWVPNELRGGAGGLYRTGLRVAQGVGVALGGVVAQVTGSAITAIALAGLLGVALAIPTAFSWTRVRHAVAADTGI; encoded by the coding sequence GTGACGACCCACGCCACGCCACGGCTGACGGCACCGCTACGGAACGTCGAGTACCGAGTTCTGTGGGCGGCCGAGGCCATCTCGAGCGCGGGCGACCAGCTGGCGAAGGTGGCGCTCGCCATTCTCGTCTACAACCGCACCGGCTCAGCGCTCTGGGCCGCCGTCGTCTACGCCCTTACGTTCCTGCCGGCGCTCGCCGGCGGGCTCGGCCTCGCCTTCCTGGCCGACCGCTACCGGCGCCGCACGGTGCTGAGCGCGAGCTTCTCGGTACAGGCGGTGCTGGTGGGGCTCATGAGCGTGCCGGGGATGCCGCTCGTGGTGCTCTGCTGCCTGCTGGTGGTCGTGCAGCTGGCCGCGTCGCCGGCCAATGCGGCGCAGAACGCCATCACGCGGGAGGTGTTCGCCGACGACGAGTTCTACCTGCGCAGCCAGGACCTGCGCGGCATCACCACCAACACCGTGATGCTGCTCGGCCTCGCCGGCGGCGGGCTGCTGGTGAGCCTCGTCGGCACGTCCTGGGCACTCGCGATCGACGCCGTGAGCTTCGCGGTCGCGGCCGTGATCGTGCGCGTGTGGGTGCACGACCGCCCGGCCGCGGGCGGCGAGCAGTCGACGTGGTTCGGGGCCACGCGGTACGTGTTCGGACAGCGCCGGCTGCGCGTGCTGATCGCGCTGTCGTGGCTGGTGGGGCTCGCCGTCGTCCCCGAAGGGCTCGCGGCACCGCTGGCGGAGCAACTCGGCTCGTCGTCCGCCGCCGTCGGCTGGCTCTTGGCGGCCGACCCACTGGGGTTCGTGGCCGGCGCCTACCTGCTTTCGAAGTTCGCATCCGCCCCGGTCAGGCTCCGCCTGCTCGGAGTGCTCGCGACGACATCGCTGGCCCTGCTGGCGCTGTTCCTGCTCCAGCCGAACCTGGCCCTCGCGCTCGTGCTCCTCGCACTCGCGGGTGCGATGGGCGCGTACATCATCACGGTCACCGCCACGTTCGCCACCTGGGTGCCGAACGAACTGCGCGGCGGCGCCGGCGGGCTCTACCGCACCGGCCTGCGCGTCGCGCAGGGAGTCGGGGTCGCGCTCGGCGGGGTGGTCGCGCAGGTGACCGGGTCCGCGATCACCGCCATCGCGCTCGCCGGTCTGCTCGGCGTCGCGCTCGCCATCCCCACCGCGTTCTCGTGGACCCGGGTGCGGCACGCGGTCGCCGCCGACACCGGGATCTGA
- a CDS encoding SDR family NAD(P)-dependent oxidoreductase: MDRLMQDKAVVVTGAGRGLGEAFAVHVAQAGGAVVVNDVDAALAERTAATIREDGGRAVASGHTVADPAQAQAIVDLCVAEFGRIDGLVNNAGLNYEALPWEDDVDQARELVGVNVLGVMYTGLAAIKAMVGAGTHGSIVNISSGASLGQRKLGVYAASKGAVASLTYSWALDLEEPGIRVNAVCPVAHTRMVWKSERALRACPPERTPSRIAPVVLFLLGDGAAGITGQMIRCNGPELHVMGQPFLEQPILERPVWDTDTVKNAFDEVFSAHLENYGLEKRVPPKLRKWTDSSRIA, from the coding sequence ATGGACAGGCTCATGCAGGACAAGGCCGTGGTGGTGACGGGCGCCGGCCGGGGGCTCGGCGAGGCGTTCGCCGTGCACGTGGCCCAGGCGGGCGGTGCCGTGGTGGTCAACGACGTCGACGCCGCGCTCGCCGAACGCACCGCCGCGACCATCCGTGAGGACGGCGGCCGCGCCGTCGCCAGCGGGCACACCGTGGCGGACCCGGCGCAGGCGCAGGCGATCGTGGACCTGTGCGTGGCCGAGTTCGGCCGCATCGACGGCCTCGTCAACAACGCCGGCCTGAACTACGAGGCCCTGCCGTGGGAGGACGACGTCGACCAGGCCAGGGAGCTGGTCGGGGTCAACGTCCTGGGCGTCATGTACACCGGGCTGGCCGCCATCAAGGCCATGGTCGGCGCCGGGACGCACGGCTCGATCGTGAACATCTCGTCCGGCGCGTCACTGGGCCAGCGCAAGCTCGGCGTGTACGCGGCGTCGAAGGGCGCGGTGGCGTCGCTGACGTACTCGTGGGCACTGGACCTGGAGGAGCCCGGGATCCGCGTCAACGCCGTGTGCCCGGTGGCGCACACGCGGATGGTGTGGAAGTCGGAACGGGCGCTGCGGGCTTGTCCCCCGGAGCGCACGCCGTCGCGGATCGCGCCGGTGGTGCTGTTCCTGCTCGGCGACGGGGCGGCCGGGATCACCGGGCAGATGATCCGGTGCAACGGGCCGGAGCTGCACGTGATGGGGCAGCCGTTCCTCGAGCAGCCGATCTTGGAGCGGCCGGTGTGGGACACGGACACGGTGAAGAACGCGTTCGACGAGGTGTTCTCGGCGCATCTGGAGAACTACGGGCTGGAGAAGAGGGTGCCGCCGAAGTTGCGGAAGTGGACGGATAGTTCACGGATTGCTTGA